DNA sequence from the Daphnia pulex isolate KAP4 chromosome 8, ASM2113471v1 genome:
CAGAGAAATTGGCCAAGTTGATGAAAAGGCCCAAAAGATACATACAGGTATTAACATGTGTGAAATTACTCTGTTAATATCTAGTTTTTTATTGGTTGTAAATTTTCCTATATTTCAGGAAGATGTATTGGGAGTAGCTTCATCAtctgacgaagaagaaacattgaagatgtcaaaaaagaaaaagctgaaGAAGGCCCGTTTAGATGCAGAACCATTACCTCCCCTTGATAATGAACTGGAAGATGAGAAGGAAggagatgatgaagaagaaaatctggaatggggaaaaaaaagatcagcATACTACAATGCTGACTACGTTGATGAAGAATGGGATGGTATATTTCGATTAAAAAATGCATCTTCTGTTATCTGCTACAGTAATAACCATTAAAATATTCTAGATGCAAATGAGTCGGATGCTGAGGTAGCAGAACTAGAAGAACAAGAAGCACTTGCAATTCAGCAAAGAATGGCCCAACAGTTGGAAGAAGCAGATTTTGGTTTAGATTTCATCACTCACTTAAAAGTGACAAATTAATGAAACTAAAGTTGGAGCATCTTATTTAATCTTCTTTGTATTACAGGAAGCTGACAAAATCAAAGGACAAACATCTGTACAGGAAGAGAAAATTGACGTTAATCTTTCTCATTTATCCAAACGAGAAAAACTTAAACTATTGACGGAAGAGTCTCCAGAACTGATTGAACTCGTTGAAGATTTCAAGTGTAACTTCTAATCGCTGAATTAAATTATCGATGTTTAGTATTAAAAACACCTATCTTATCTTTCAGGTCAAATGGCAGAGCTTAAAAACAATCTAGAacccattttaaaattagtgACGGAAGGAGTGCTACCTGCAAGTCCAGGAGTGGATTACGTCACATCGAAATACCAGCTCATCCTCAAGTATTTTACGTACAACTCCTcttcttgaaattttattacatttttcgtctgtttatatttttcagcTACTGCACACAGATTGGCTATTATTTTGTGCTGAAGTCTAAAAGAATATCCGTGCAGAATCACCCTGTCGTTAAACGTCTGGTTCAGTTCCGAAGTTTGCTACATCAGCTTGAAAATGCAGGTGCAAGTCTACAGCCGGAGATCGACAGTTTGTTAACGAAAATTAAAGAGGATGAAAAGATGACTCGTGAAGACTTTGTACGCACCGTCATTCCTCCAAGAAAGAAACTGCGCATTTTATCAAGTCGTCCTCAGTCGGCTGTAGTCGAGACAAGCAAGCCAGAGGAAAAGAATGCTgtcacgaaaaagaaaatcaacgtACCCTTGACTCGAGACGAAGAGCAAGCATTAGATTTCTACAAAGCGGTCAGTAAATCAAAGAAAGATTCTGAAGATGAAAGTGAAGATGGTGACGAAGATCCAAACCTTGATTTGACTGCTGGAGCTGATTCAGCCATAAATGCTTCAGAGCAAGGAGAAGAGGACATTGGCAAACGTGGCATCAACTATCAAATTGCTAAAAACAAGGGCTTGACACCGCATCGGTCGAAAGAACAGCGCAATCCTCGTGTCAAACACCGTATGAAGTTCCGAAAGGCAAATATCCGCAGGAAGGGCGCGATTCGCGAGCCTCGCAAAGAACTCAAGAAATACGGCGGTGAGATCTCTGGCATTAAGGCGACCGTCATTCGAAGTGTTAAACTTAAGTAAACCTTTCAATATGTCTTTACAAATATACTGTTTAAGTGTAAGTAGCttgaatgatttatttttttcatttccttccaaGTAATTGGGTAAGAATGAATACGTTCTTCGAGGTAACAAACGGTTGAAATTTtctaacatttcattttccatttcagtTGCCCTtgcgcagtttttttttatcaagttGTCTGATAGTAATCTTTCGGTAGTAGTAATCTTTCATATGAATGTTAACACTTTGCTGTTTACATTTTGCTTATGACAAATCTTTTAAACCTGATAGGCTGATATCTTAAAaacctcgtttttttttataaattagtCAGCAATGAATGCTTTTATCTGAATCATAAAAGCAGCAAAATGTTTATCATTCTTGTCACAttttaaatgtgaaataaaGGCAGACATTTTCTGACTATATTCCTCTGCTATTTAGAATTTCTCAGGAATAACTAAACAAACTAAAAACGAAGGTGTTGTTCCACGAAGTCATAATTTAGCTCCGCAAGatatcaaaagtaaaaatgaatgTAATAAACGATCGACTTTAGGTTAGTAGGTAAACAAACACATGTTAAGGTTTCAGTTAGGGGAATTCAGGGCTTCATGTTCGGGGTAACAAACTGACTTAATTGTCCGATGGATTGAAAATATGTTTATACGCTACGCTTGTCATGTTAATCACCGTTTAAACCGGAAGCCCGTCAGGATGTGCGGTTACTTGCGCTGCATCTCTTaaatttcgatttaaaaaaaattgctgaatCCTATGAATATAGTTGGAGACTACGGCAAGTGGTTTAAATTTATCAATGAGAACCAGCATAACagcaaatttgtttgtttattccaGAAAGTAACGCGGGCAATGTCCTTGCAAGTTGCAACTGGTTGCAACTTGCCCAATTCATTGACAAAAAAGGTTTCGAATGCATGACGTCATTCAATAACTCAACTAACAcgaagaggggggaaaataaaagggatgTTAAGAATGTCTTTGTTTTCTCAAGGATTTCCGCTAGGGATTGGgaaacagtttttttattttttaagaaaaggaGTAAGGGTTCGACCAAAACTACGGGTTCTGGCAAGAACATACTTCAGTCGGATGACACATACTGTGAAGAAACAACTGAATTCGGGACTGGGTCCGTCCAACGTTCATTAATCTATCTGTATTCAAAAGACTAAGAAATGGCGGATATATTGTCCGTACCACTGAAGAAGACGTCAGAGATCGACTTAGTAAAGCCATTGAAAAATCTGATTGCTTTACGATTTTCAACAGCTGATAATCCAGAGAATTTCAACGATGCCATATCCGAGCTCAACAAACTGAGGAGCCTCGCCTGTCTTCGTGCATTGGACAAGAATGAGTCGTCGATTGAAATCAATGCAAGGTAAGAATTTTATGGAATCTTTTGTTGTGTTATACTTATTCTGAAATAGATTAGTATGCTATTATTGTTAATGTATTTTGTATGGGTTGTCAACTAAATGCTAGAATTTCTTAAGTACTCGTAGAACACCTAACCTTCAATTCAAAACACAACTTTTCAAGGTTATGAATGCTTTGTACTTTCAAGATATCATATAGATACCATTAATTATTTAGGTACTGTGACCAACTTGCAGCTCTGGAAGGAAAAATTCCACCCCAAGATGTGCAGATACCTTTCAAATGGAAAGATGCATTCGATAAAGGTTCATTGTTCAGTGGGAAGATGAGTCTGAGTAAGTTTTACATTGGGATAACAATCATTGTTTACTGTTAACTatcaataaacttttttttttacagctatCACTTCATTTTCATATGAACGGATGTGTTGCCTATTCAATCTTGCTGCCTTCCAGTCTCAAGTTGCAACTGTTCAGAGTCAAGAAAGTGACGAGGGACTCAAGCTGGCTGCAAAGTTGCTGCAATCGGCTAGtgggattttttcttatcttaaaGCAAATGTTATGGGAGCACTTCAACAAGAGCCAACACCAGATTTGAATCCAGAGGTACTCGGTACCCTTTCCTCCCTGATGTTGGCAGAAGCACAAGAGATATTTGTCATCAAggttagaaatttttaaaactttgtgTTCGCTGTTTGCTAATATTTATCTTTTCATAGGCAATTAATGATAAGATGAAAGAGGCCATTATTGCTAAGTTAGCTTCGCAGTGCGAAGAGTTCTATGCCGAAACgctgaaaatgatgaaacaaccGGCAACCACTTCAGTCTGGGAAAGAGATTGGAACTCTAAAGTAACAGGAAAACAATTGGCTTACCATGCTATTGCCCAATATTATCAGAGCCGTGTTTGCAATTCGAGAAAAGCTGTAGGAGAGGAAATAGCTCGTCTGCAGGTTGTTAAAGTAATTGtgcaaacaaattatttaaaataattttcatttcatttttttaggacgctattgaaaatttcaaatcagctCAACAGCGTTTCAGTGATGTAACTACGTATCAAGACTATTTTAATAAAGCTCAGAAAGCACTGGCCGAAGCGCAGAAAGACAACGATTTTATATATCACGAACGAGTTCCTGATGTGAAAAATCTTGATCCGGTCGGAAAAGCCCCTCTGGCTAAAACCCCTGTTATGCCGGAACGTCTTGGTGCCAGTTTTAAAGGTTACTCATTAATTCTGAAAAAGAGTTGcatgttttaaaaactttttctccttttagaTTTGTTCGAAGGTTTGACCCCAGTTGTGGTCCACCAAGCTATGGCCGCATGGGATGTCCGGAAAATGGAAATTGTCAACGTTGAAGTAGGACGCATGCGAGAAGCGAATCAGATGCTCAATGGGTAACACCTTTAATATTCCACATTCGTTTTATAAATTGATActgacattttgtttgttttactgtAAATTTTACTGACGGGTTTGTTAGAGTGTTGGCCTCTCTCAACTTGCCGGCTGCTTTGGAAGAGTCTGCTGGTGAATCGCTTCCCCAGTCTCTCAAGGACAAAGCCCGA
Encoded proteins:
- the LOC124199820 gene encoding something about silencing protein 10-like, yielding MGKPKGTSSRKTKVDAVSDDEEYQDAVDPNASEFIYDAVDEYYENEEREGAEKLAKLMKRPKRYIQEDVLGVASSSDEEETLKMSKKKKLKKARLDAEPLPPLDNELEDEKEGDDEEENLEWGKKRSAYYNADYVDEEWDDANESDAEVAELEEQEALAIQQRMAQQLEEADFGLDFITHLKEADKIKGQTSVQEEKIDVNLSHLSKREKLKLLTEESPELIELVEDFKCQMAELKNNLEPILKLVTEGVLPASPGVDYVTSKYQLILNYCTQIGYYFVLKSKRISVQNHPVVKRLVQFRSLLHQLENAGASLQPEIDSLLTKIKEDEKMTREDFVRTVIPPRKKLRILSSRPQSAVVETSKPEEKNAVTKKKINVPLTRDEEQALDFYKAVSKSKKDSEDESEDGDEDPNLDLTAGADSAINASEQGEEDIGKRGINYQIAKNKGLTPHRSKEQRNPRVKHRMKFRKANIRRKGAIREPRKELKKYGGEISGIKATVIRSVKLK